A window of Babesia microti strain RI chromosome III, complete genome contains these coding sequences:
- a CDS encoding methionyl aminopeptidase (overlaps_old_locusTagID:BBM_III03300) — protein MTEVCISCGKVVQNAMFCPICKNENRKSPFCTQECYKFNWNEHKLTHFHANPLLKCFENYKFTGTLRPYPRKPRISVSESVNKPDYADTGIPLSEQMSKRAHTIISYPKDQIQAIREACLIGRKALDYAHSLLRIGITTEEIDEKVHQFIIQNGAYPSPLNYYGYPKSICTSVNEVVCHGIPDSRPLKDGDIINIDITVYYKGAHGDLSETYHIGQVDNDAMRVTKAAYEALMNAIDHCKPGIMYRDIGYHIQSIADKYNCTIVRSYCGHGIGTDFHVLPTVPHYKKNKAIGFLKPGHVFTIEPMLNLGSYHDVKWPDNWTVVTADGSRSAMFEHQLLVTDTGVEILTKRLEGSPPLDFEV, from the exons ATGACTGAAGTATGTATTTCGTGTGGTAAGGTGGTACAAAATGCTATGTTTTGTCCCATTTGCAAAAATGAAAATCGCAAATCCCCCTTTTGCACCCAGGAATgctacaaatttaattggaATGAGCACAAACTGACACACTTTCATGCCAATCCTCTCTTGAA GTGTTTTGAAAACTATAAGTTTACTGGGACATTAAGGCCTTATCCCAGAAAACCGAGAATTTCTGTGTCAGAATCAGTTAACAAACCTGACTACGCTGACACTGGGATTCCATTGTCAGAACAAATGTCAAAGAGAGCCCATACCATAATCTCATACCCAAAAGATCAGATACAA GCAATACGGGAAGCTTGCTTGATAGGTAGAAAAGCATTGGATTATGCTCATTCATTACTACGTATAGGAATTACTACTGAGGAGATTGACGAAAAAGTTCATCAATTTATCATTCAAAATGGTGCTTATCCCTCGCCATTAAATTACTATGGTTATCCCAAATCCATTTGCACATCGGTCAACGAAGTTGTATGTCACGGGATACCTGATTCTAG ACCCTTAAAAGATGGAGATATTATCAACATAGATATAACGGTGTATTATAAAGGCGCCCATGGAGATTTATCCGAAACATACCACATTGGACAGGTGGATAATGATGCCATGAGAGTCACTAAAGCTGCATATGAAGCATTGATGAACGCAATAGATCAT TGCAAACCTGGAATTATGTACCGTGATATAGGTTACCACATACAATCAATAGCCGACAAATACAACTGTACAATAGTGAGATCCTATTGTGGCCATGGAATAGGTACAGACTTTCATGTATTACCAACAGTTCCACACTATAAGAAGAACAAGGCGATAGGTTTTCTTAAACCTGGTCACGTATTCACTATAGAACCCATGCTAAATTTGGGCAGTTATCACGATGTTAAATGGCCAGATAATTGGACTGTAGTGACTGCAGATGGAAGCAGATCTGCCATGTTTGAGCATCAATTACTTGTAACTGATACTG GTGTTGAAATATTGACTAAACGCTTGGAAGGTTCGCCTCCGCTAGACTTTGAAGTATAG
- a CDS encoding PPPDE putative peptidase domain (overlaps_old_locusTagID:BBM_III03275), which translates to MSAERSQSLTTARKVAPQRRIVISEQYSSLPSPTGGSVYSVISSTGPSTIVSPTESSRKIADDTTTNGNVIIKNSSELRQIMLNATANSISNKLSNNETKSKFCNKTVLYCKSNSQQLGSTLQKSPPSPFLFKRVLSDTVHLTNTPNVETPRGTIYLNIYNLRNVSNMFNTIAGIVGAGAYHAGVEIYGYEYSYGYTKGNGTGVMKSFPRYHPSHDYRKTISMGPSPYSLAEVHEIVEDLKKKWLGKDYDLLKNNCLNFARALTLALGGGEIPSWIMGLQNKVNWARSSIQKVEGMMRLNRATPLFKQK; encoded by the exons ATGTCTGCTGAACGTTCACAGAGTTTAACTACTGCTAGGAAGGTAGCACCTCAACGACGCATTGTGATATCTGAACAGTATAGCTCGTTACCTAGTCCTACCGGTGGCAGTGTTTATTCTGTAATTTCTTCAACTGGCCCTTCCACTATAGTATCACCAACTGAATCTTCTAGAAAAATAGCTGACGATACGACAACTAATGGTAACGTAATCATCAAGAATTCATCTGAACTCAGGCAGATAATGCTGAATGCCACAGCCAATAGTAtttcaaacaaattatcaaataatgaaaCCAAATCAAAGTTTTGTAATAAAACAGTATTATACTGCAAGTCTAACTCACAACAGTTAGGTTCCACGCTCCAAAAATCACCACCATCGCCATTTCTATTCAAAAGAGTACTGTCAGATACTGTACATCTTACTAACACACCAAATGTTGAAACTCCCAGAGGGACTATTTATCTCAATATTTACAACCTGCGAAATGTATCCAATATGTTTAATACAATAGCAGGAATTGTGGGAGCGG gGGCATATCATGCTGGAGTTGAGATATATGGTTATGAATATTCATATGGCTATACCAAAG gCAATGGGACTGGAGTGATGAAAAGTTTCCCTAGATACCATCCCTCGCACGATTATCGCAAGACCATTTCAATGGGCCCTTCACCATACTCATTGGCCGAGGTCCATGAGATTGTTGAGGATTTAAAGAAGAAATGGCTCGGAAAGGATTACGATCTACTCAAGAATAATTGTCTAAATTTTGCTAGGGCGCTAACACTTGCGTTGGGTGGAGGGGAGATTCCTTCGTGGATTATGGGTCTGCAAAATAAGGTCAATTGGGCCAGGTCAAGTATCCAG AAGGTAGAAGGAATGATGAGACTTAATAGGGCAACGCCCCTATTCAAACAGAAGTAA
- a CDS encoding tRNA (guanine(9)-N1)-methyltransferase (overlaps_old_locusTagID:BBM_III03295), which produces MDDITAQYLTKTNNTVSTTSIRRVVKAESYYHRCQGQCKIVVDCDFAHLINEKESKSLAIQIMQAYGASRRSDQPISLVIAGLKPGFLMKALSNISGYPNWLITLTSKSVDEICNSDNTVFLSADSSHSLTEIEASKTYVIGGIVDRNRHKGLFHSKANKLGFKSMRLPIREHINLTGSHILNVHSVFEIFLNYYKYNGNWQQALLNAIPQRKLSKQQIQTTEMV; this is translated from the coding sequence ATGGATGATATAACGGcacaatatttaactaAAACAAATAACACCGTATCAACTACTTCTATTAGGCGTGTTGTTAAGGCGGAAAGTTATTACCACCGCTGTCAAGGGCAATGTAAAATAGTTGTCGATTGTGATTTCGCCcatttaataaatgaaaaaGAGAGCAAAAGCCTTGCTATACAGATTATGCAAGCATATGGCGCAAGTAGGCGGTCTGATCAGCCCATATCACTCGTTATAGCTGGTTTAAAACCTGGATTCTTGATGAAAGCCCTAAGTAACATATCTGGATACCCTAATTGGCTAATTACACTAACTAGTAAATCCGTGGATGAAATTTGCAACTCTGATAATACGGTGTTTTTATCAGCAGACTCTTCCCATTCCTTAACTGAAATAGAAGCTAGTAAAACTTACGTTATCGGAGGTATAGTAGATAGGAATCGTCATAAAGGGTTGTTTCACAGTAAAGCCAACAAACTTGGATTTAAATCCATGCGATTGCCCATAAGGGAACATATAAATCTCACAGGATCTCATATATTGAATGTACACTCTGTCTTTGAGATATTCCTCAACtattacaaatacaatgGAAATTGGCAACAAGCGTTACTAAACGCGATACCGCAAAGGAAATTATCCAaacaacaaattcaaacaACGGAGATggtttaa
- a CDS encoding thioredoxin, putative (overlaps_old_locusTagID:BBM_III03290) has translation MTGIVNSVERSIISALEEKEKEVERIINCYEHIQSKHNDDDSLEKIRERRLRELENYHRERHQYLAKGHGVLNEVYNDKDFFDICKRSNLLVIHFYRPSTVRCQKVDGYLSKLSEIHFKILFVKLNVERAPFVSERLKIWCIPTIAMVKDSKVIHSIIGLDELGGDEFSQEDFEAVIDRYLK, from the exons ATGACAGGGATAGTCAATTCGGTGGAACGATCAATCATTTCTGCTCTGGAAGAGAAGGAGAAAGAGGTTGAAAGAATAATTAACTGCTACGAACACATCCAATCCAAGCACAATGATGATGATTCGTTGGAGAAGATTAGAGAAAGGAGGTTAAGGGAGCTGGAGAATTATCACAGGGAAAGGCATCAATATTTAGCTAAAGGGCATGGAGTTCTAAATGAGGTGTACAATGATAAGGATTTTTTTGACATATGCAAGCGTAGTAATTTGCTG GTaatccatttttatcgTCCCAGTACTGTTAGGTGCCAAAAAGTAGATGGATAtctatcaaaattatcagaAATACATTTTAAGATACTATTTGTCAAACTGAACGTGGAAAGGGCGCCATTTGTTTCAGAGCGTTTAAAAATCTGGTGCATTCCTACG ATCGCTATGGTAAAGGATTCCAAAGTTATACATTCAATCATTGGTTTGGATGAATTAGGCGGTGATGAATTCTCACAGGAAGATTTTGAAGCTGTGATTGATAGGTACTTGAAATAG
- a CDS encoding hypothetical protein (overlaps_old_locusTagID:BBM_III03260), protein MSDGGSIGGMEELCCVWDALFAESPLLMQNNMPLNYDPILLREAMRIEGVDTHRYSFKHLSQLIGNDKYSGLVEAGINCLFKLRREIIDAFAQVDNENEFSLALDNAKHKIVYEAFRLRMMKLGINVDQLVESEGNISNSSKSMNTLLNCLKVINECGQVINELKQANIILEKLKREIVKYSETKNLLDNYSINLLKS, encoded by the exons ATGAGTGATGGAGGAAGTATTGGTGGAATGGAAGAGTTGTGTTGTGTCTGGGATGCCTTATTTGCTGAGTCGCCACTGCTTATGCAGAACAACATGCCTCTCAACTACGATCCCATTCTGCTCAGGGAAGCCATGCGTATTGAGGGCGTCGATACGCATCGTTACAGCTTCAAACATCTATCGCAACTTATAGGAAATGACAAATACTCTGGCCTCGTAGAAGCAGGGATCAATTGCTTATTCAAGTTGCGTCGGGAGATTATC GACGCATTTGCACAGGTTGATAATGAGAACGAATTTTCTTTGGCGCTAGATAATGCtaaacacaaaattgtCTACGAAGCTTTCAGGTTGCGTATGATGAAACTCGGGATCAATGTGGACCAGCTCGTGGAAAGTGAAGGGAACATCAGTAATAGTAGCAAATCAATGAATACGCTATTAAACTGTCTAAAAGTGATAAATGAGTGTGGGCAAGTGATTAACGAGCTGAAACAAgcaaatattatattggaGAAACTGAAAAGGGAGATTGTTAAGTATTCCGAGaccaaaaatttgttggaCAACTATTCGATAAACCTTTTGAAATCATAG
- a CDS encoding conserved Plasmodium protein, unknown function (overlaps_old_locusTagID:BBM_III03250), translating to MNDYHYLCNNSHHFSTNSVSKTANSNPVQSLWTAFKTYAGLQGGHPDKISEDVFKYSINLLIAQKDPFTYRNFRNYLKGLCEYCRIIGPKAMPEDKLDESLLFLLNQYKITMVMTECELEACSHKYFTGETKKLLAEAAKVELEVVENMLLHFDVCKTDRKWYLLRQALGRPLPKSYDEREYESYQRPIMEYIRMKNPPTLEAEMIVNKSKESKKYIDHRKPKQWPWFRKPTSGISRWRTRPFTKYFPHHLIKL from the exons ATGAACGATTACCATTATTTGTGTAACAATTCACATCATTTTAGCACAAATAGTGTCTCAAAGACAGCAAATAGTAACCCTGTACAGTCACTATGGACTGCATTCAAAACTTACGCAGGCTTACAAGga gGACACCCTGATAAAATAAGTGAGGATGTATTTAAGTACTCAATAAACCTTTTAATTGCACAGAAAGACCCATTTACTTATCGCAACTTTAGGAATTATTTAAAG GGTTTGTGCGAATATTGTCGCATAATAGGCCCGAAGGCAATGCCAGAGGACAAACTTGATGAATCTCTACTATTTCTATTGAATCAATACAAGATAACTATGGTAATGACTGAATGTGAACTGGAAGCATGCAGccataaatatttcacagGCGAGACCAAAAAGCTATTGGCCGAAGCAGCAAAAGTTGAACTTGAAGTTGTTGAAAATATGCTATTACATTTTGACGTGTGTAAGACTGATCGCAAATGGTATCTACTAAGGCAAGCATTAG GCCGGCCCCTACCTAAGAGTTATGATGAACGGGAATATGAGTCTTACCAGCGACCGATAA TGGAATATATAAGGATGAAGAACCCACCGACACTGGAAGCTGAGATGATCGTCAATAAGTCCAAagaatcaaaaaaatacattgaCCATCGAAA gccaAAGCAATGGCCTTGGTTTAGGAAGCCCACCAGTGGTATTAGCAGGTGGAGAACGCGTCCCTTCaccaaatattttccaCACCATTTAATCAAGCTATGa
- a CDS encoding DNAJA5, DnaJ homolog subfamily A member 5 (overlaps_old_locusTagID:BBM_III03270), which translates to MDIAKQIESKICYYEILGIESGASESEIKKAYKQLALKIHPDKVEPENIALCTKVFQKIKDAYQCLSNPKDRKWYDSHRKLIIREVQEEESEGFKSNVNIWAYFGTCYNGFDDQPDGFFTVYRKLFDQIAEEELQFNTSVIYPSFGTSNSPWEITRAFYKFWLQFNTCRPFAKEYKLCDAENRQIRRLMERENKKNDTRLRKEFSDNIQKLCSLVKKRDPRVEQHSKEIGIAKSMQAIKLEKQKHAVEEVNKIARQEKLRAEYEYWLEMEKEKEKLIEQGQIFLDTDSISDKSDTSKKYYNCDPCNKIFKSEKQMESHIRSKKHMNVVKAQKQSQVDL; encoded by the exons ATGGACATTGCTAAGCAAATTGAGtctaaaatttgttattacGAAATCTTGGGAATTGAAAGTGGTGCCAGTGAAAGTGAAATTAAGAAAGCATACAAACAATTGGCTCTTAAAATCCATCCAGACAAGGTTGAACCGGAAAATATTGCTTTGTGCACAAAGgttttccaaaaaatcaaaGATGCTTATCAGTGTCTCTCCAACCCTAAG GACCGTAAATGGTACGATTCTCACCGCAAATTAATCATAAGAGAGGTACAGGAAGAAGAAAGTGAAGGttttaaatcaaatgtTAACATATGGGCTTATTTTGGCACTTGTTATAATGGATTTGATGATCAACCCGATGGATTTTTTACTGTTTATcgcaaattatttgaccAAATTGCAGAGGAAGAACTGCAATTTAACACTAGTGTCATATATCCTTCCTTCGGTACATCAAATAGTCCTTGGGAAATAACTAGAGCATTTTACAAGTTCTGGTTACAATTTAACACATGTCGTCCATTCGCTAAAGAATATAAGCTTTGTGATGCTGAAAATAGGCAAATTAGAAGATTGATGGAAAGGGAGAACAAGAAAAATGACACAAGGTTGAGGAAGGAGTTTTCagataatatacaaaaattatgttCTTTAGTGAAGAAGAGAGACCCACGTGTTGAACAGCATTCCAAAGAGATTGGCATTGCCAAGTCAATGCAGGCAATCAAACTTGAAAAACAGAAGCATGCAGTAGAGGAGGTAAATAAGATTGCTAGGCAAGAGAAACTGAGGGCTGAGTACGAATACTGGTTGGAGATGGAGAAGGAGAAAGAGAAGCTGATTGAACAAGGTCAGATCTTCCTAGACACCGATTCCATCTCAGATAAATCCGATACCTCCAAAAAATACTACAATTGTGATCCCTGTAACAAGATTTTCAAGTCGGAAAAGCAGATGGAATCACATATCAGATCGAAGAAACACATGAATGTAGTAAAGGCTCAGAAACAGTCACAAGTtgatttgtaa
- a CDS encoding hypothetical protein (overlaps_old_locusTagID:BBM_III03255), giving the protein MSDGQSNFAKLKRNLAFLNEKNKNNKIRVSESRLIASLYFSHVLPSSFGKLILAPFTRLSLMQQIGLRSNNLWGNGWKGVHLHLSVGLVYPAVKLLSNRSDSYVSTNTMGLTDYCLRNILSTSFGFFLVYPLDVAYTYIALANHKVTLRSYLRHTFNTQGLAGIYKGCSFGLLATFPYTAIATLINDNLQRRIKSTVEVPSLNIDGKNMDVDKNIIAKKLYPVSFYPWNIIAGSVSSLLALGATYPIDTIRRGYIIGSNGCNSAINSIKSTLKSGIRGMYGGFLTRFLIYIPYTFIYIGTYKPITHLLT; this is encoded by the exons ATGAGTGATGGTCAGAGCAACTTTGCCAAGCTGAAGCGCAATTTAGCGTTTCTGAATGAGAAAAATAAGAATAATAAGATTAGAGTCAGTGAATCGCGCCTAATTGCATCTTTATATTTTTCCCATGTCCTCCCATCGTCATTTggaaaattaatattggcACCGTTCACTAGGTTGTCCCTTATGCAACAAATAGGACTGCGTAGCAATAACTTAT gGGGTAATGGTTGGAAAGGAGTTCATTTGCATCTATCAGTAGGTCTAGTATATCCTGCTGTCAAGCTATTATCCAATAGATCAGATTCGTACGTATCAACTAATACTATGGGCCTCACGGATTATTGCTTAAGAAATATATTGTCTACAAGCTTTGGGTTCTTCTTAGTATATCCGTTAGATGTGGCCTACACTTATATCGCATTGGCCAATCACAAGGTTACACTAAGAAGTTACTTAAGGCATACATTCAACACTCAGG GTCTCGCTGGAATTTATAAAGGTTGCTCATTTGGTCTATTAGCAACCTTTCCTTATACCGCTATAGCTACACTGATCAATGACAATCTACAAAGAAGAATAAAATCAACTGTTGAGGTGCCAAGCCTAAACATTGATGGTAAAAATATGGATGTTGACAAGAATATTATCGCTAAAAAACTTTACCCGGTGTCATTTTATCCCTGGAATATAATAGCAGGGTCAGTATCCTCTTTATTGGCCCTAGGAGCAACTTATCCAATTGATACAATCAGAAGGGGGTATATAATTGGCAGCAATGGCTGCAACAGCGCAATTAATAGCATCAAAAGCACTCTTAAATCGGGGATCCGTGGCATGTACGGCGGATTTCTTACACGCTTTCTTATCTATATCCCATACacattcatttatattggCACATACAAGCCCATAACTCATCTACTTACATAA
- a CDS encoding hypothetical protein (overlaps_old_locusTagID:BBM_III03305), with translation MNVESLQRLCNDRDYLHKSLLSNFLEHPFNTSLPSNFGNIVDGRLSDFHILQIICVKDIGKSNRNEHDEMKYDKRMLRLSLTDGKQSVIAYEYKRILELDSLCDKNVRCLAKVALINNPVIKKGTLWLLPENVKVLFQGFKCLTYNPIHNVNENETIDTNLTQINSINNSNHNKNSILYNQKISSIHFEKVSSLHNNDDSNKSQIDADNNYLNLHNDKICKLDNVACRKVPTQFESSLLLIKNISSNLDNHSNLQQKNNKSSGISVCKTDSNAIIVEDEWEDDKPPENVFGDKLSECSFYTYIAHTKYNISLDNMELLSKALTQYSIDITHTLCKKYTINQSEIYLLASKMPHNKHIFNSEIRKESFYATISKAVILDGHYMSSQLWLLELLIATHPIIYSLSDQNTLELYCNNKIRTSGVDNVQINIAILLYNFVGYLDLSIYGYKGNTCIWLSNIKNNDDLFPTLSMQP, from the coding sequence ATGAATGTTGAGTCGCTGCAAAGACTTTGCAATGACAGAGACTACCTACATAAAAGTTTATTGTCTAATTTTCTAGAGCACCCATTTAACACATCACTTCCATCCAATTTTGGTAACATTGTGGATGGTAGATTGAGCGATTTTCATATtctacaaataatttgcgtCAAAGACATTGGAAAGAGTAATAGGAACGAACATGATGAAATGAAATATGATAAACGTATGTTAAGACTGAGTCTAACAGACGGCAAACAATCGGTCATCGCGTATGAATATAAACGAATACTAGAATTGGATTCCCTatgcgataaaaatgttagaTGCTTGGCCAAAGTTGcactaattaataatcCTGTCATCAAAAAGGGCACTTTGTGGCTTTTGCCTGAAAATGTGAAGGTTTTATTTCAAGGATTCAAGTGTCTAACCTACAACCCAATACACAATgttaatgaaaatgaaacaattgatacaaatttaacacaaattaacagtataaataattcaaatcacaacaaaaattccatattGTACAATCAAAAGATATCCTCTATTCATTTCGAGAAAGTATCATCTCTAcataataatgatgattctAATAAATCGCAAATTGATGCTgacaataattatttgaatctGCATAATGACAAAATCTGTAAGTTAGATAATGTTGCCTGTAGAAAAGTCCCAACACAATTTGAATCTTCTCTATTGCTAATCAAAAACATATCATCAAATCTGGACAATCACAGTAATTTGCaacaaaaaaataacaaatcaAGTGGAATAAGTGTTTGCAAAACGGATTCAAATGCTATCATTGTTGAAGATGAATGGGAGGATGATAAACCCCCTGAAAATGTTTTTGGTGACAAATTGTCTGAGTGCTCATTTTACACTTATATTGCAcacacaaaatataacatatcaTTAGATAACATGGAACTATTAAGCAAAGCATTAACACaatattcaattgatattaCGCATACTTTGTGTAAGAAATATACCATTAACCAATCTGAAATATATCTGCTAGCTTCTAAAATGCCGCACAACAAACACATATTTAACAGTGAGATTAGGAAGGAGTCTTTTTATGCCACAATATCTAAAGCAGTAATACTTGATGGGCACTACATGTCTAGTCAACTATGGTTACTTGAACTTCTGATAGCCACACATCCcataatttattcactGTCCGATCAGAATACCCTAGAATTGTATTGCAACAATAAGATACGTACAAGTGGCGTGgataatgtacaaattaatattgcAATCTTGCTATATAATTTTGTGGGCTACCTAGACCTTTCAATCTATGGCTACAAGGGGAATACATGTATTTGGCTTTCGAATATAAAgaataatgatgatttgtTTCCCACACTTTCTATGCAACCATAG
- a CDS encoding Pre-mRNA-splicing factor srp2 (overlaps_old_locusTagID:BBM_III03265), translating into MVGLHIFAMRRPYDHPGRGGEPILRHEFSPPRGYVDSYNHPPREFRHRDGPPNHYPSRSHGYNYDHGRSISPRGYRGSIPPEESRYYGNRYSSERWRSQNIDYKRMQSNYHPSYDRGKPRYPNERDYPNRNYDYDRRHAYDEHPSKYSSRSRAPDSYYKRPVPVTYKDSTHPCKVFVGNIPLDTTVDELKAVFEKCGELVKCDMRKRFAFIEYHKPESASDALNQLNGYILHGEKIKVKPHSDNSNRYREKVPPPRHKPGYAVTVANIEETTSWQDLKDFGRLAGEVSYASIVIKDGKKYGVIEYLAPESAKNALVELQGKQITNNKLEIIEGSIIGKSSVTGANSECEERSNSRELSTNGKRFRDDEMGKDFDDDAQVVDYKSE; encoded by the coding sequence ATGGTGGGGCTCCACATTTTTGCCATGCGTAGACCCTATGATCACCCCGGCCGTGGTGGTGAACCAATTCTGAGACATGAATTTTCACCACCCAGGGGATATGTCGATTCTTACAATCACCCGCCTAGAGAATTTAGGCATAGGGATGGACCCCCAAATCATTACCCTTCCCGATCCCATGGTTACAACTATGACCATGGCCGATCAATCTCACCTAGGGGGTATAGAGGATCAATTCCACCAGAAGAATCAAGATACTATGGCAATAGGTACTCTTCGGAGCGTTGGCGCtcacaaaatattgattacAAGAGGATGCAAAGTAACTACCATCCATCATATGACCGTGGCAAACCTAGGTATCCTAATGAACGGGATTATCCTAATAGAAACTACGATTATGATCGTCGTCATGCTTACGACGAACATCCAAGCAAGTATTCCTCTCGTTCCCGTGCCCCAGATAGTTACTACAAGAGACCGGTACCCGTTACTTATAAAGATTCTACCCATCCCTGCAAGGTATTTGTGGGTAATATACCACTTGATACTACAGTAGATGAGTTGAAGGCAGTATTTGAAAAGTGCGGGGAATTGGTTAAATGTGATATGCGCAAGAGGTTTGCATTCATCGAATATCACAAGCCAGAGAGTGCCAGTGATGCACTTAACCAATTAAATGGGTATATTTTACATGGGGAAAAGATTAAAGTGAAGCCGCACAGCGATAATTCGAATAGGTATCGCGAAAAGGTTCCACCTCCAAGGCATAAACCGGGTTATGCTGTCACTGTTGCCAACATTGAGGAGACTACTAGCTGGCAAGATTTAAAGGATTTCGGTAGACTCGCTGGTGAGGTCAGTTATGCTAGTATTGTCATTAAGGATGGTAAAAAGTATGGTGTTATTGAGTATTTGGCCCCTGAATCTGCTAAAAATGCGTTAGTGGAGCTGCAGGGGAAGCAAATAACCAATAACAAACTAGAGATTATAGAGGGCAGTATTATAGGTAAATCGAGTGTTACTGGTGCTAATTCTGAATGTGAAGAACGTAGCAACAGTAGGGAATTGTCTACTAACGGCAAGAGGTTTAGGGATGATGAGATGGGAAAGGATTTTGACGATGATGCACAGGTGGTGGACTATAAGTCAGAGTGA
- a CDS encoding RNA recognition motif. (a.k.a. RRM RBD or RNP domain) (overlaps_old_locusTagID:BBM_III03280) translates to MSSNQKCRVYVGNLSWKVRWQDLKDHLKQAGKVLRADIIEDYEGRSKGCGLVEFSTPEEAMTAIKELNDTMLMDRRIFVREDREENGTYSQRRDKDFRSKQDNGYDRNNSRDGYSKGNYSNDGVCVYVTNLQWRTPWHSLKDLFKTCGDVIRVDVLTYDDGRSKGVARVIFGDEASARKAISTYNDYLVDGRRINVRFDNERPPPNSST, encoded by the exons atgagCTCA AATCAAAAATGTCGTGTATACGTCGGCAACCTTTCGTGGAAGGTTAGATGGCAAGACCTTAAGGACCACCTTAAACAGGCTGGGAAGGTTTTACGGGCTGATATAATCGAGGACTATGAGGGAAGGTCTAAG GGCTGTGGTCTTGTCGAATTTTCCACTCCTGAAGAGGCTATGACAGCAATTAAAGAGCTGAATGATACAATGTTGATGGATCGACGTATATTTGTTAGGGAGGATAGGGAAGAGAATGGCACTTATTCTCAGAGGAGGGATAAGGATTTTAGGTCTAAGCAGGATAACGGTTATGATAG AAACAATTCACGCGATGGATATTCGAAGGGAAATTACAGTAACGATGGAGTGTGTGTTTACGTTACAAATCTCCAATGGAGAACACCATGGCATAGTCTAAAGGACCTGTTCAAAACCTGCGGTGATGTCATCAGGGTTGATGTATTGACATATGATGACGGCAGGTCAAAAGGAGTGGCTAGAGTTATTTTTGGAGATGAAGCTTCAGCTAGAAAAGCAATTTCTACGTACAACGATTACCTTGTAGATGGGAGGAGGATAAACGTGAGATTTGACAACGAGAGGCCCCCTCCAAACAGTAGCACCTAA
- a CDS encoding conserved Plasmodium protein, unknown function (overlaps_old_locusTagID:BBM_III03285) — MEEIHEKLGNLLLKGWTMLGNSCPQCMETPLMRSKDKKIYCGKCDIYLSHDMQSVEHDIKLDHRMDNEPIVNEDRPKMLEFKPYDNLMKITKISMNDDSIHRPNWDPDKYFTNKIDPKLKDTVICIISKRLEKYMDLLENTGCDSLVDIDKESQLISLINNSVSILAQINSMK, encoded by the exons aTGGAGGAAATACATGAGAAGCTTGGCAACCTTCTTCTCAAGGGCTGGACAATGCTCGGAAATTCCTGTCCACAA TGCATGGAAACACCTTTAATGAGGAGTAAAGACAAGAAGATTTACTGCGGCAAGTGCGATATTTATCTTTCCCATGATATGCAATCAGTTGAACATGATATCAAGCTTGATCATAGAATGGATAATGAACCAATTGTTAACGAGGATCGCCCTAAAATGTTGGAATTCAAACCTTATGATAATCTGAtgaaaataacaaaaatttcaatgaATGATGACAGTATTCACAGACCGAATTGGGATCCGGATAAATACTTTACTAACAAAATCGACCCCAAACTTAAAGATACTGtgatatgtataatatctAAGAGATTGGAAAA ATATATGGATTTATTGGAAAATACAGGATGTGATTCGTTGGTGGACATTGACAA GGAATCACAACTTATATCTCTAATAAATAACTCTGTGTCTATACTAGCACAAATTAACTCAATGAAATAG